A stretch of DNA from Allomeiothermus silvanus DSM 9946:
CTCGCCAGGCTTGAGGCGGAGCTTTCTGCAGATGTGCTCGAGCTTGGCTTCCTGAGCTTGATCCAGGGTCTCCTGGCCGGTGGGAAAGTAGGCACAAGAATAGACCATCCGCCTATCTAGCCAAAGCTCATAGAAGCGGTTGGAGAGGTCGTAGTGGTGTTGGATAGCCGCTCGGTCGCGGGACTTGGAATGGGGCCGCCCGCGCAACATGGCGGCGAGCTGCGGCAGGGTCTGGGTCTTGCCAAGCTGGGCGACGAGCCCGGCCCACTCGTGCAAGGGGGGGAGCTGGAGTTGCTCCAGCGCAGCCAACACGGCTTCCAGGTCCCCCTCGATCTCGAGGTCACCTCGGGTATACGCCTCGCCCAAGGCCAGGTCCAGCGGTGGGGCGAGCCGCTCGAGGAGGCGTGGGTTGATCGCCACCGTGGCCTGTGCCTCTTGGGTAGCGGGCAGAAAGTGTTCTCCCATGCGTACCGCAAAAGCCCGCTCGCGGGGAAGGAGTTTTTGCAACAACCGCAGCGCTAGGGGAGCTTCCCGGATCTCGTCTGCCATATCTTCAGAATAGTACGCCAAGGCACAAAGAAATGAGCTAGAGCCAATCCAGGGGCAGCAGCAGTTGAATTGGTAGACAAGATCTGGCCCTGGGCTAGTCTCGGATCTCCCCCTGCAATTCAACTCACCGCCAGCAAAGTTACCGGGTTCCCGGTGGAACTTGTAGGAGCATCGGTAGGAACCGCCCTAGTGCAATACCCGAGCCGGTGGAGTGGCAAACCCCAAAGCCGCATAGAGTTGATCCATTTCGCGCGCGAGGTAGAACATGCTCTCCTCGAGCTGGTCGAGGTAGTGGGGGATCCGAGGATCATTGTGCGCCACCGCCTGGCGGAAGCAGGCACAGATATGGCGAATCCGAGCGATAGATTGCCGCAAAACAGGTTCTCGAGCGGCGAACTGGGCGTACGACGGATGGGCAGAAACCTGATCCCAACGGCGCTCCTGCTGCTCGATCTGCCGGAGCAGGTGTTGGATGCGGTCTTCGAGGAGCGCGGCTCAGTCTAGCAAAATTCAAAGGAAAATCAGGTGCAAATCAGCCGGGACTCAGCTTATAAAATTACAATGGTGTTTTTACAGGGGCAGACCAAGCCCAGATACGGGTTAGGACTTACGCAGTTGGCTGAAGGATGTGGAGGGGATGGGCGAGATAACTTCGTATTGCCTCGCGAACAATGGACGCCTTGGCCTCGTACCAGCTCACCCCCCTGCGCAGCCGGTAGACCTCCAGCCGGAGGAAGGCCCGCAAAGCCAGGAGGAGGTGCCGCAGGATGGAGACCGCCTTCCTCACCTGGGCCCGCTCCACCCCACAGCACTGCTTGAGCCCCCGATGGTACACTTCGATCCCCCATCCTTGCCGCTCTAACTCCGCCCGCTTCTCTTCGCTCATCCCCAGATGGTTCGTGGCCCAGTACTCCGCCTCCCCGTCCTTGGAGAGCGTTCGGAACACCCTCACGAACCCAAAACCCCGAAGATGAACCACCCTCCCCTCCCCAGGGATTTCCACCTCACGGATGGGTACATTTCCCTTCCCCTCCGGGTTGACCAGGCGGTTGCCCTTCAGCCGCGTCAGAAACCGCCAGCCAAAGCTGACTATGGCCTTGAGGTTCTCCAAGCTGGCATACCAGCTGTCCATCAGGACATATTCCGGCTGAAACCCCCGCTCCTTCGCTTTCTGGAGCATGGTCTGAAAGTGGTCGTTTTTGCTCTTCCCATCCTGGGGCTTGTCGTAGACCCGAAAGTCGCAGGGGATCAGGGCCTGCCCCTCCGTCCACAGCAGGGTCATGAGGGCGATGCCCCTAACCACCCTTTGGTGTTTGCCGCTCCAGTGGTAACTCACCAGATCCATGTCCCGAGCGTAGGGCTTATCCAGGGTGGTGTCGTCCAGGATCAGCAGCCCCTCCCTGAGCTTCACGAAGGCCTTGGCCTCCTGCCACAGCGCCGCCGTGTCGGGCGGCTGTCTTTGCAGCAGGCGGGTAAAGGCATCATGGGCGGGAGGGCTCTTCTCCTTTGGACTACAGCGAGCGGCCTCGGTACAGGTGAAGACCCGCTGAGCGGCGATGAGAAAGTGGATGTAGTCCAGGTCATCGCACTTCGGTGGGTTCATGGGCATCACCCCCTTTGGAGAAGCTTGGCTAAGCACTCTCCTCCTAGCACACAGAAGAATGTCCAGTCAACTGCAACTGCGTAACTCCTAACGGGTGTAAGATTTGGAATGCCGCAAGAACGCCCGATAGAGGGTTTTTTCAGCCGAGGGTCGGCCCAGATTTACTACCAAAGCTACGGCCAGGGGGTTCCGGTGGTCTTTCTGCATGGCTTCGGACTCGACAGCCGGATGTGGGAGCCGCAGCTCGAGCCGTTTGCCCAAGCCTTCCGGGTTATCCGCTATGATCTGCGCGGCTATGGCCGTTCTTCCTTGCCAGCAGAGCCTTACGCGCAGACCGATGACTTACTCTGGCTGTTGCGCTATCTGGATGCCATACCCGCTCATCTGGTAGGCCTTTCGATGGGAGGTCAGTTCGCCTTGCGGTTCGCCCTCACCTACCCCCAAGCGGTCCGCTCGCTGGTGCTAGCGGGCAGCGCCCTCGATGGTTACCGCTGGTCGGTGCAGTGGCAGGAGCGCTGGCAGGGAATCCTCAGCGTAGCCCGTGCGGGAGACCTCGAAGAGGCCAAGCGGCGCTGGCTATCCCACCCCCTTTTTGCCCCAGCCCTCGAGCAACCTCTTGTTGCCGCTAGCTTGGCTACCCAGATTAACGGATATTCCGGCTGGCACTGGATCAACCGGGACCCAGACCAACCTCCTAATCCGCCTGTCCTGGATCGGCTCGAGCAGGTTGTTCAGCCCGCTTTGGTAGTGGTCGGCGAGCGCGACCTGGCGGACTTTCAAACCATCGCCCACACCCTAGCAAGCAGGCTGCCCCACTCCCGCAAGGTGGTGATCCCGAAAGCCGGTCATATGGTCAATCTGGAGGCTCCCGATCGCTTCAATCAGGAGGTTCTGGAGTTTTTGAGTCGAGGGTAGTACCCAAGCAGCTAGAGCTGCACCGGTTCTTGGGCTTGGGTGGATTGATAAGCCGCTAAGGCTACCCTTAGGGCTTGGTAACCATCGTTCCAGGTGACCAAGGGTGGCCGGTTTTGGCGGATACTAGCGACAAACTCTTCCAACATACCCCGGTTGGGATCAGGGCCAAAGCCCACCCAGCTCACCTTACGGGGAGCATTGCGCGCGTAAAGCGTCACGTACTGGGCAAAAGCATCCAGCACCAGCGCGCCGCGCTCTCCCACTACCTCCATCTTTAGGTGACCCCACCGCGGATACCAGAGGGGGCGGCTCCAGGAGCAGTCAATGCTGGCCTGGACCCCATTCGAAAGCGAAAGGAGTAAGAGCCCCGCAGTATCTACTTCGACGGCACCTGGGTAAAAGAGGTTATCCACCTCGGCGTAAACCTCGGTGACTTCGGCCCCGAAGTACCAGCGCAGCAGGTCGGCTAGGTGGACCACGTGGTCCATCACCGCCCCACCCCCGGCCCGTTCCTTATCGGCGAACCAGGCCCGGTGGGCGGTGGGAATCTCTGCGTGGTTGATCCCGTTCACGCCATATACCTGGCCCAGCTGCCCTTGCTGGATCGCGGCACGAACGCTTTGTACGGAGGGAGCAAAACGCATGGGGAAGGCGGTCATGAAGTGTACTCCGTTCCGTTCGCAGGCTTCTCGCATAGCCTGAGCATCCTCGAGACTGGCCTCGATAGGTTTCTCGCAGAGGACGTGGCACTTGGCCTCGGCCGCCATCTCCACCAGTTCGCGGT
This window harbors:
- a CDS encoding IS701-like element ISMesi2 family transposase, translating into MLSQASPKGVMPMNPPKCDDLDYIHFLIAAQRVFTCTEAARCSPKEKSPPAHDAFTRLLQRQPPDTAALWQEAKAFVKLREGLLILDDTTLDKPYARDMDLVSYHWSGKHQRVVRGIALMTLLWTEGQALIPCDFRVYDKPQDGKSKNDHFQTMLQKAKERGFQPEYVLMDSWYASLENLKAIVSFGWRFLTRLKGNRLVNPEGKGNVPIREVEIPGEGRVVHLRGFGFVRVFRTLSKDGEAEYWATNHLGMSEEKRAELERQGWGIEVYHRGLKQCCGVERAQVRKAVSILRHLLLALRAFLRLEVYRLRRGVSWYEAKASIVREAIRSYLAHPLHILQPTA
- a CDS encoding alpha/beta fold hydrolase, encoding MPQERPIEGFFSRGSAQIYYQSYGQGVPVVFLHGFGLDSRMWEPQLEPFAQAFRVIRYDLRGYGRSSLPAEPYAQTDDLLWLLRYLDAIPAHLVGLSMGGQFALRFALTYPQAVRSLVLAGSALDGYRWSVQWQERWQGILSVARAGDLEEAKRRWLSHPLFAPALEQPLVAASLATQINGYSGWHWINRDPDQPPNPPVLDRLEQVVQPALVVVGERDLADFQTIAHTLASRLPHSRKVVIPKAGHMVNLEAPDRFNQEVLEFLSRG
- a CDS encoding Gfo/Idh/MocA family protein; translation: MRIGILSFAHLHAEGYQASLPTLPGVELVGFSHEDAEEGRRFAAEYGLRWYPSHQELLAEGLDGVVVCSENARHRELVEMAAEAKCHVLCEKPIEASLEDAQAMREACERNGVHFMTAFPMRFAPSVQSVRAAIQQGQLGQVYGVNGINHAEIPTAHRAWFADKERAGGGAVMDHVVHLADLLRWYFGAEVTEVYAEVDNLFYPGAVEVDTAGLLLLSLSNGVQASIDCSWSRPLWYPRWGHLKMEVVGERGALVLDAFAQYVTLYARNAPRKVSWVGFGPDPNRGMLEEFVASIRQNRPPLVTWNDGYQALRVALAAYQSTQAQEPVQL